The genomic window CATAATCGTTGTTAGCAGAATTCCAGTGATCAGCAAAACTAATCCTAGGATCATGATCCGTTTTAATCCAAAACGATTCATGAGACCTGCGGCAAATGGTCCGACCAATCCGTAGAGCAACAAGTTTACCGAAACTGCAAACGATATGGCGGACCTATCCCAACCAAATTCCTTTTCTAGAGGAAGAATAAGAATGCCTGGCATGGAGCGAACTCCTGCGGCGACGATTAACGTAAAGAAGGTTACGATCAGTACAATCCACCCATAGTGGAAAGGAAGGCGTCTAGTCAAGTTGATCCCCTGTTCTATATATAGAAGGTCTAGAGAGACCTCTTATATATTTTGACTTTTCATAGGGGCAAAAGTTTCTGCAAGTCCCTAATCCCATTTGTTTCCACTTTGATACAAAAACATCTTGCTAGAAGAAGATTTTAAAATAGAAAGTGCCTCCCGAAGGAGAGGATCATGAAAAAGAAAATCCTAAATTACTTTTTAGTCGGAACTGTTTTACTCGTTCTTCTGCTTACCGCGCTTTACTATTTCTCTTCTCGTCCGACTGACATTATGACCTTCGACGATCCGCACCATACGGATCGTCCCACTGCAAAAGGTTCCAAGCTTATGGTTGCGAGCGGACATCCACTCGCAACCCAGGCGGCTTTAGATATCTTAGAGTCCGGAGGGAACGCGGCAGATGCAGGAATGGCGGCATTACTCGTGTTGAACGTCACCCAAGGAGAAGAAGCTTCCTTTCCCGGAGTGGCGCCCCTGTTATACTACGATCAAGCAAGCAAGAAGGTCAGTAGTTATATTGGCACAGGCACTGCTCCGGCAAAAGCAACCATCCAGTATTTCAAGGAAAGAGGATACGATACCATTCCGATGTTAAAGTATTCTTCGCAGTTAGTCCCCGCCTCTCCCGATGTATTGATAGCCATGCTTAAAAAATACGGGACCAAATCCTTTTCCGAGATCAGCAAACCTGCGATCCGGATCGCAGAAGAAGGTTTTCCAGTTCACAAGATCTTGATGCGAAACCTGAACATGAATATATTCAAGAGACTTGGATTTCGTTTCCTTCTACCATACAACGCAGAAATATACTTGGAGGGAAAATGGTGGAAGCCACTATATCATAAGGAAAGATTCAAGAGGCCCGCACTTGCCGCCACCTTACAGGAATTGGCCAACCAAGAAACACAATCCTTGTCCAAAGGAAGTTCCAGAGACGAAGCATTAGAAGCGGTACGAAATTATTTTTATAAGGGACCGATCGCCGATAAGATCGCCAAGGCCCATGAACAACATGACGGCACTATCGTAAAATCGGATCTAGAAAGATATACCGGGGATTGGGAAACACCACTTACTGGAAATTTCGGACCATATACCATCTTCGCAAATCGGACCTGGAACCAAGGAGCAGTGGTTCCTATGGTGCTGCAGATCTTAGAAGGTACGGATCTCAAGTCTATGGGCCATAACTCGAAAGAGTATATTCATACAGTGATCCAAGCTATAGAGTTAGTCATGGCGGATCGTGAAAAATATTTCGGAGACCCTGCCTATGTCGCCGTTCCGGAAAAAGGTCTATTAAATAAAGATTATGCAGAAGAAAGAAGAAAGCTCCTACAAGAAAAGGCATTCGGAAAGCTTCCTCCTTTCGGGGATCCCTTCCTTTTCGAGAGCTCTAAGAATGAGAAAAGGGCCGCTTCTTTACAGAAAACTACTTCTTTTGATGAAAAGAGAACAGCTTCGTCTAAAAGAATCATATCTTCTTCTGAAAATAATCCTACATTCGCTCTCAACCAAGGATCCGATCTCAAATACAGTCCTTCTTTCTGGGAGAGAACGGATAGTGGAAAAGTGGGAAGAGACACGACCTACTTGAGTATTATCGACGCCCAAGGAAATTCCCTCTCCTTAACTCCGAGCGATTTTCCCCAATCGCCTATGATCGAGGGAGACATCACTCTTGGGATCCGAATGACGCAATTCCGATTGGATCCGGATCATCCTTCTTCTTTGGTACCTGGAAAAAGACCTACAATAACGCCTAACGCGTCCATGGTATTCAAGGACGGAAAATTCTGGATGGCATTCGGAACCCCTGGCGGAGACATGCAAACCCAAGCAGTGGTCCAGGTATTTTTGAATCTGGTAGTGTTCGGCATGGATCCGCAACAAGCTGTGAGCGCTCCTCGATTTCGATCCTTGAACTGGCCGGATTCCTTCTCACCTCATAAATACTACCCTGGCAGAATAGAACTAGAAGAGGAAATCTATAAGTCCCAAGGAAAGGCCTTGGAGCAATTGGGTTATGAAGTTCTAGAAAGAGAAAAATGGGAGTACGATTTCGGAGCTCCATGTATCTCTCTCAAAGATCCGAAGACCGGAATTCTATACGGAGGAGCGGATCCTAGAAAAGAATCCTGGGCCCAAGGAAAATAATTCGTCTTTTTGAAATTCCATTTGGATATTCCCAGGGAAATCGATCTTGCCCTGGGAGCTTCTTCTTGTAATTTGATAACGTATATCATACTTCCTAGTCCAGGAGCTTCGCATGAAAAAAAGAAGAATAGGCAAAACCGCTTTATCCGTATCCGAAATTTGTATGGGGACCATGACCTTTGGTTCCACCTGCGACGAAAAAGAGGCGCATAAGATCCTAGATCGCGCGTATGATGCCGACATTGATTTCTTCGATACTGCGGAAATCTATCCTGTTCCTCCCGATGCAAAGTATGTACATGAAACGGAGAAGATCTTCGGGAAATGGCTCAAGAACAAGAATAGGGATTCGATCATAATCGCGACCAAGGTCTGCGGTTCCGGAACCACTTGGTTTTCTCCACCCGTAAGAGAAGGAAGGACCGCTCTCGATCGCAGGAATATCAAAGTGGCCATCGAAGGAAGTCTGAAACGACTCGGCACGGACTATGTGGACTTATACCAAACTCATTGGCCGGATCACGATTTCGGCTTCGAAGAAACCCTAGAGGCTCTTACAGAACTCATAGACGAAGGAAAGGTAAGATTCATTGGATCCAGCAATGAGACTGCTTGGGGAACCATGAAGAGTCTTGCAGTCTCTCAAGAGAATCGACTCGCACGATACGAATCCATTCAGAACAATTTCAGTATTTTGAACAGAAGGTTTGAAGACGCTCTTTCCGATATTTGCAGAAGAGAACAGATCAGTCTTCTTCCTTATTCTCCCTTGGCAGGTGGAGTTCTAACAGGAAAGTATAATGTTCCTACCCCTCCCGAAAATGCTAGGTTCAGTCGTTATGCTAAACTTCCTACGGAAAGACAAAGAAGAATGGCAAATCGCTTCTTGAACGAAGGAACTCTCACATCTACCAAAGAACTGATGAGCATAGCGCAAGAAGCAGGAATGAGTGTGACCACGCTTGCGGTTGCCTGGTCCAAGCAGCATGACTATGTGGCTTCTACCATTATAGGCGCGAATACTGTAGAGCAGTTAGAGGAAAGTCTTAAGGCAGCGGACCTGATCTTAACCGAGGATATTTTGAAAAAGATAGACGAGGTTTCTAAAAAGATCCCGTATCCGATGGGCTGATCCGGAACTCCGGATCTTACATTTCCTGATTTGGATCCATCTATTTGTTACGATCCATTAGCGATGCCAGACTTCTTCTTCTGAGATCGTTTCCGGTTTTTCTCCGGCGAATTCCGGAAACGACTTGAAGAAGCCCGTAATCAAATAAGGGATCACATCAAACATCGGACCGGACCGACCTTCTCCCTCTACATTCGCTTTTAATAATACGCTTGTGGGGATCCCTCTGTATGTTCTTCCATCGTAGATCACTATCTTAAAGACCACATCGTAGAAGTTCTCATAGTATGGGGTTGAGCCACTGGCTCTATAAATTCCTGAGTACCCGCCAAAAAGTCCCAAGCCACCGAAAGTAGGAGAAGTTCCTACCCTGCCGGACACTCCACCGTAGGAATGATAGAGCATTCCTCTTCTGCTAGTCCATCCCCCGAAGGCACCCAATGCGATCTTGGAGCTGATCAAACTTCCCCGAGGTACAATTAGAACATCATAAGATATTAATAGATCCGCCTTATTGGATTCTACTTCCTGGTATCCTTTCTGAGAAAGTTTTTCTCGGATCAGATCTGCGTGTTCCAGGATCACCACCTTAGGCGCATCTCCTACAAAAGGCAGGAACGCGTACGTCTTATCGTGAAAGACCAGTGTCCTAGATTTCTCCACTTCCAAATGCGACTTCACTTGTAGAGGAGAACAAGCGATGAATTTCAGCAGAAGCAAGGGGACAAGGATTCTCATGGTCGTCTTTTATATTTAGACCGAATTATAGTCCCATTTTCAGTGTTTGCCCACTAACTTTTCCAGATCCTCATTCTTGCCAAAGAGAACCAGAATATCCCCTTCTGCAAAGACTAGATGAGGAGAAGGGATGCCTAGTATATCTTCGGGTGTATTTGTTTTGCGTCTGGACTTTTTAGGTCGCTTAACTGTGATCAGATTTAAATTCCAATCTTCTCTCAGATTTATCCCGGACACGGTTTTTCCCCAGAAATGTTTCGGAGCCAAGGCTTCCAGGATCCTATACTCCGCTCCAAGTAAGGTCACTCCTTTTACGCTGCTATGCGCAAGAAGCTCCGCCATGGAATGAGCTGCCTGTTCTTCCGGATTGAATAAGTTTTCGATCCCAAGCATCTGCAAGACCCTTTTGTTCAGATCGGATTGATAGCGCGCATAAATATTCGAGACCCCTATCTTTTTCAATGCGTCGGCGGTCACGATCAAATTCTCAAAATTATCGCCGATGGCCACAACAACGGAATCCATTTCATCCAGGCCATGTTCCTTCAACTCCGACTCATCTGTGGAATCGATCGCCACGCAATAGGTGCAATATTCTTGGATACGATCTATCTTATTCTTATCCTGATCTACTGCTGTAACTTCCTGGCCGTCCTCGTGAAGTCTCTTCACAAGTTCGATCCCAAAGTCGCCTAACCCAATCACTGCGATCTTCTTCTTTCTCATATGAATCTTCCTTTAGCCGACAACCACGTATTCTTCCGGATACCAATATCTTCTGGGCTTGCGTTTAGGGACGAAAGCCAATAATACCGTAAGGACCCCTACCCTTCCCACAAACATAACGAAGCAAAGAAGAAGTTTCCCCGGGGTCCCAAGTTCCCCAGTAATTCCCCGAGAAAGGCCTGTAGTCCCGTAAGCGGAAACTACTTCGTAGCAGATGTCCAGAAAAGGCAAAGGCTTTTCAAAACAGACCAAGAAGAATACACCGGTAAATATTATAAAAAACGAAAGTATGATCGCGACTGAGGCGCGGGACAGGGAACTTTCCGCAACCGTCCTTCCAAAAACGTCCACCCTCTCTTTTCCGGTAAAGAATTGATAGAACTGAAGCCCGGACAAAGCCAGAGTCGAGGTTTTGATCCCTCCTCCCGTCGAATTCGGAGAGGCTCCGACCCACATAAGAAAAAGGCTCACGAACACCATCGGGACCCCCATGGATTGCATATTCAAAGTATTGAATCCTGCCGTTCGAGTGGTAATGGAATAGAACAAAGAATGAAAGGAAGC from Leptospira langatensis includes these protein-coding regions:
- a CDS encoding gamma-glutamyltransferase family protein, with product MKKKILNYFLVGTVLLVLLLTALYYFSSRPTDIMTFDDPHHTDRPTAKGSKLMVASGHPLATQAALDILESGGNAADAGMAALLVLNVTQGEEASFPGVAPLLYYDQASKKVSSYIGTGTAPAKATIQYFKERGYDTIPMLKYSSQLVPASPDVLIAMLKKYGTKSFSEISKPAIRIAEEGFPVHKILMRNLNMNIFKRLGFRFLLPYNAEIYLEGKWWKPLYHKERFKRPALAATLQELANQETQSLSKGSSRDEALEAVRNYFYKGPIADKIAKAHEQHDGTIVKSDLERYTGDWETPLTGNFGPYTIFANRTWNQGAVVPMVLQILEGTDLKSMGHNSKEYIHTVIQAIELVMADREKYFGDPAYVAVPEKGLLNKDYAEERRKLLQEKAFGKLPPFGDPFLFESSKNEKRAASLQKTTSFDEKRTASSKRIISSSENNPTFALNQGSDLKYSPSFWERTDSGKVGRDTTYLSIIDAQGNSLSLTPSDFPQSPMIEGDITLGIRMTQFRLDPDHPSSLVPGKRPTITPNASMVFKDGKFWMAFGTPGGDMQTQAVVQVFLNLVVFGMDPQQAVSAPRFRSLNWPDSFSPHKYYPGRIELEEEIYKSQGKALEQLGYEVLEREKWEYDFGAPCISLKDPKTGILYGGADPRKESWAQGK
- a CDS encoding potassium channel family protein, with amino-acid sequence MRKKKIAVIGLGDFGIELVKRLHEDGQEVTAVDQDKNKIDRIQEYCTYCVAIDSTDESELKEHGLDEMDSVVVAIGDNFENLIVTADALKKIGVSNIYARYQSDLNKRVLQMLGIENLFNPEEQAAHSMAELLAHSSVKGVTLLGAEYRILEALAPKHFWGKTVSGINLREDWNLNLITVKRPKKSRRKTNTPEDILGIPSPHLVFAEGDILVLFGKNEDLEKLVGKH
- a CDS encoding DUF4136 domain-containing protein, with amino-acid sequence MRILVPLLLLKFIACSPLQVKSHLEVEKSRTLVFHDKTYAFLPFVGDAPKVVILEHADLIREKLSQKGYQEVESNKADLLISYDVLIVPRGSLISSKIALGAFGGWTSRRGMLYHSYGGVSGRVGTSPTFGGLGLFGGYSGIYRASGSTPYYENFYDVVFKIVIYDGRTYRGIPTSVLLKANVEGEGRSGPMFDVIPYLITGFFKSFPEFAGEKPETISEEEVWHR
- a CDS encoding aldo/keto reductase, translating into MKKRRIGKTALSVSEICMGTMTFGSTCDEKEAHKILDRAYDADIDFFDTAEIYPVPPDAKYVHETEKIFGKWLKNKNRDSIIIATKVCGSGTTWFSPPVREGRTALDRRNIKVAIEGSLKRLGTDYVDLYQTHWPDHDFGFEETLEALTELIDEGKVRFIGSSNETAWGTMKSLAVSQENRLARYESIQNNFSILNRRFEDALSDICRREQISLLPYSPLAGGVLTGKYNVPTPPENARFSRYAKLPTERQRRMANRFLNEGTLTSTKELMSIAQEAGMSVTTLAVAWSKQHDYVASTIIGANTVEQLEESLKAADLILTEDILKKIDEVSKKIPYPMG